DNA sequence from the Coffea eugenioides isolate CCC68of chromosome 9, Ceug_1.0, whole genome shotgun sequence genome:
AGAGAAGAAGGAGAAGGGTGGTGGAGGAGGAGTGAGGGAAAGGGAGAGGGAGgaaaaacaatgggtcatacaAACTGGGTAAAGGGGAGGATGGCGGGTGAGGatgagggggagagggagaaaggcaaaaaacaaaaaagaccCCGACGTCGGAGGTGGTGGCCGGCGACGAAGGTGGTGGTGGGTTGGGAtgagagaggaagaagaagaaaaaggggagGGAATTTGTGAGGACATGTAAAatccctcattttttttttcttaaaattcccttttatttggaatttattcctttataatagccttactactcattcactctctcaataattgcaatcaaacatagaatcaagggtttttcctttcgttttcttgttatcgtaaattagggttttgctTCTTTTGGTAGAGTGAATAATCGGTGTGGAGTGTGTActcaatttggtgattaagagtgagttttagataagaaaaagtatATGTTTAGAAGTAATAATCATAAgtgagtgaatcataagttaaaaccctagtacacgcgatttaagaaaaatcgatttgaaccgacgtgtaccgttcactaccgattgaatacaccacttgagcACCACTTTATTACTTTGATATCCTTGttattatttcataaatatcagCCCTTAATCAGCCTTGAGAGGGCCAAAATTGTtgactaaaaataaaggaaaaagaagaaaacttgaAGACTTAATCTTGGAgtgacaagtggcaaccatccaagggttgtttgaccaaccaattttcttcatgtttatcaccaaattcacttcatttcctcttcatttctgcatATTTTGGCAGAGCTTGAGGAGAGAATAAACAAAGTGAGAAAACTCCAACTTCCACCTTGAATCATCTTAGTTTGAGAGAAATCACCcaatccaaaccgattaaactttcattttagtACTTAGGAAGCTTTGTGTGGTAAAAGTTGTGGAAGAAAGAGGTGTGGTTCTCACTTACAAGCACTTTTTGGAAGATATCTTGGctgcctttcctttttctcttcataATCTTGCTAAAGTTTGGATACAAACTCTTAATCTTAGTTTATGACGGTTAATTATTGAGTTTTGCATGATATGGTGGAATGTTTAGCTAGGAtttgatattttcagttgtgattattgtttttatctagtatatgatgttgATGAGCTTGGATAGGGACTTGGGGTAGTGATTCAAGACATAAATATGATTTTCaagcattgaatcatcaaatttcagAAATTGTAGGCCAATCTGTCCAGTTTCTGACCTGTATATTCGAGTatgatagaggctgaatcaggtctagatcaaaatataaaaattgtAGGGAATTGAGTTATatagatgcctgtaaaattttagctcaatcggagcattgtaacatgtgaaatgatagAAATACTCCTGACTGCTAAATGCCCTTTTTGAGCGGGCAGTGTTCCGTTTTCTCTGAAATTGCACATTTTAACcttgaaaatgaatgaattggttgtcgatgtcttcataagacttgtaggtctatgtcttagattcgaaacaacataaagtgtaccccaatctgataaacGTAGtttcagttgtgaccaaaatactATAAGACGTCAAATATGTTGTTTAACTATTTGCCTTTAAAATTAGTTTTCGGTCGCATTGCTAGACTTGTCttgtaattgtatgacattgagTCTATTTGAAGTGCTATTGTGTTAAAATTATTTATGTGTGAAGTTGGGGTtgaattgaggaaaataatgaagcaaTAAATGACTGAAAAATAACTAAATACAAATGGcgtgccgcccaaattttcactcgagagttaggCGTGTGTACCCGCGACTTGGGCGAAAATTTGAGGACgacttgaatttgatttgtttagGGTATTCGACTCTACTTTCGTAGAGATATATAAGTTGGAATTTgaccgaaactcgtacccttgggaaaaatgaaagtaacgacCAATAAAAATACGTTATTCTCGTCTTTTTGACTCAAATGGGAATTTCAACGTTTTACTCACTTTATTACCAAAACTAAAAGAACGACCATGAGTTTTCTAGGACATGAAAccaaatgagtttcaattacttgtttttcgttaaacgaaacgcttaagtttcgaaccttagttgatttcaAAACTCTTAAACGATGTGTTATCAcaaatttggactccaaaccaaGAGTAATACCTGAACGTAATCCGAagaagcactaaatctttggtgagtgcttccaaatacctgattgaattTAATACTTGTTtttaatacttgaccaatgtgatcgaatgatatgtgattggtttgatcggataagggtgtattttatcgcactttgCCTAATGTCCTATATTCTTGTTCATTGATTGAAAGTAACTTGATGTATATGCATATGATTCGTATCTTGTCTGGAATTTCAgaaatcctgtggctagttaatcgagtcgagccgaccTGGGTTTGGTCGATTCGATATTGAACCCTGGGTCTTgagttttgtcgagtggagtgttatctcatcgactaatcggtatactcgagtattatcaccagtgtttatcttggagttcgggtccggtaagaggtttggttggtggacggagattggagttaagtggtgtactactggactagttaccttacttgaaagttgacggagtgtcaactactatatgATCAAGTTATGGTGGAGCTAGTTTACAAGAGCAACTATATCCTtttacatgaaatactgaatatTTAATGTTTGGTCATCCGAAatgttattgctcattttcttgatttgttaATGCTCGTTACTTTACTATTATGCTATTGTCACTTGTACTTATTGGTCAACTTGCCATTTGGGATCTCACTAAATTTTAGGtcactctattagttttgtttttcttagagggggtacgagcgaagcgtgagacttgtacaggctagcgtagtatagttttttgaaattttgtaattgtactcacACTAGTCattcgattagggttgaatgtatttggAACTTCAATCTTTCGATGTATTTGGGATTATATGGAAGTTTGAgacagaaatgaatgtatttgtatattttaaatttgacaACTGTTGATTTATTTACATTAAGAAGTTGTGAATTATATTATCCGaaatagtgagtgagtcctggcaagagttgggcatgCGGTCTGCTAAACCCTGGGATACAccctaggggaaagtggggtcgtcacataatttatttatttttttgtaagttttgggtattttaaagtgtgtaggttaaaaattttgataagttttttgacttcatgtagcaaaagttgttaaaaaactagtagcatACAAACTTGTGAAAAAACTGAgcttccaaacaggcccatGATTGGGTGATTAgactaaaaattaatttttttaaagataaaattgaaagttcaaaagatgaCAAAAATGTTTACACCAACTACTAttatctaaaaattatatattgtaTAGATATTAATTCATTTGAAAGCAATTATTTGCAATTCAAACGTTTttacgcaaaaaaaaaaaacttccaatAACTTTTGACAATTCAAAAAACTATCCATTTTGGATTAAATATTTTTTGGGAtcttttttgaaatattttactatagtagtgtatatgaaaaatttttactatagaTGTTTTTGTGGTGTTTAGGAAGGAGTTTctgaaatatattttgagatatttttaaaaattaaaaattttttagaataatttttaaaaattaatattaccATTCACCACTATCACCACCCAttccctcttcctcctcctccctccctctctttccttcttcctcctctctcttttccCATCCCGCTTCCTCCTCCATTCGCTTCCTTGCAACCCCTAccccttccctctctctcccaggTCTCGACCAGATCGTGGTCGAAACCAGATCTTAGGGGAAGGGAAAGGGTGAGTGGTGGCGGAAAAGGGGAGGGAAGGATAGGAGgagagaaggaagaagaaagatgaGAAAGATGAGAAAGAGGAATGAGGAAGGGAGGGGATTGTGGCAGTGATGGGTAGGGGGGAGATGTGGGTGGTGGTGATAATATGTAGAAGATattgtaaaattcattttttttatatttgtgacttatttttgatatattgtttggatgaaatattttcaaacttatttttgtaaatatttttaaagttatttttatttatgtattactataatattatatttaaaaaattagttttttaaaaataggTCAAGCAAACGGAGATAATCGATGTGTTATGACAAAGTACAATATAGGTAAAGATATATGACAAATTCGAAGCTTAAGGGAGAGGCAATGGCAATGTGAGTTAATACATCAATGGAAGGAAGGCAACGTGAGTGCGGATTGGCTAGCTAAGAGTGGATTGAATCTGGAGGAGAGGATCCAAGAGTTGGCATCTCCACCAGAGGAGGTGAGGAAATGGTTGGCATATGATGTAATAGGCGTTACAACGCCTAGGTTAGTTGCCATGTAATGGGTCTAAAGCCCTCCtaccaaaccaaaaaaaagatATATGACAAAGTacaatatctaaggaaggaatGAGAGGATCCGAATCTAATACAAAACTCCTACCTGGTTCAAAGATGTAGGTGAATAGCGAGTATTAGATGCTAAGGCCCATAAAAGAATATGAAAGGCACATCTTAGAGGCCCCATTCTTTGACAAGGGCATATGGTTCATCTTCCCATCAAAGTAATCGATCACTCAAAGATCCTTCTTGCCTCCACCCATGCCCTTTATCTTATAACATTCCCAAGAGTCTTGCATGTATTCACTCAGATCACAAATAAGGTCCAAACTTTAGTGCAAAATGTAGTGGTGGTTATGCGATAAgtttgtattattatttttaagtaaTGATTTTATGGTTATTACCAAGGTTTGTAATTGTACTTGTTACTTTCCATGTAtcatgtgtgtatgtgtgtgcgTTTTTTTTAATCTTGAAGAACTCCTTTACCAAATTTGAGATAGTATTGTACCTTATCTAGAGAAAAAATATATCATAATGTATAAAAGCAAAAATGAGTTCAATAAATAACCAAGTGTTATACTCAATAAATTTCCCAAATGTTGAGGTCTGAACAATTTGCACCTAAAATTTTTGGTGTGACATTTCCTCTTCTTTTACCAAATCTACTCAACTGATAGGTGAACGCTAGCTCTTAAAAGTAAAACTCGTAAACATGATTAGCATATTAGTCATAAAGAATGAAAGTACCCCCGACTTTATACGGTAATAGATTCGTCAAGTTTCAATAATTGATGTTTAATCGTGAaattttattctttaataaTGAATAATTAATCGCTAATTTAAGCCAAAAACATATAAACGTTTATTAGGTACTCAATCATCACACGTACAAAATTATAGCTAGTTTGGAAGATTAGATTTgataagaaaagaaaggaaatgagaACAAAAACGTTCTTTCTGCCGTTTGGGAAtttttgagagatagaaaagaaaggaaaccaaAGGATTTGGACGGATGGTATGTTGATGCTATGGTTGTTATACTTTTCCGTCCAAACGTGGccgaaaagcaaaagaaagttgAGAAAGcctaacaaaatttttttaaaatgttcaTTGTGTATTGAACAAATTTTTATTGACATATATATCACGAATCATTCCATTTCTTACCTAAACTTTCAAAcaatattaaaatatttttccttcttttctcttcctttcttttctttcataacttaacatttcttttcttttccttcctattctaaactcccaaactagttATAGGGACAAAATGTCAACACTTTGAAGGGAAAAGtgaaattgattttgaattatCCTATTCAGGGAAGGATAAAATCTAGGCCGCATTGTGGCATTGGCCACTAATTCactcgaattttttttttttttgagtgaaAAGATTTGAATTCAACATTTTTTAACTACAACTCTTCATATCTTATCATTCAACCTAATCCTCCCTCCCATTCACTCGGCTTCCAAGAACATCAAACATATCAGAGAAAAGGAAATTAAACTTTTCATAATAAAATGACAAGTGAGAAATACGCGTATTTATTTATCTCAACATATTCTGCACATTTTATGCCAAAACAATACAGTAGTGTTCCTATTTATTGTCTCTCAAGTCCAAATcacaaattaatttttctttaattcattTTCGGGCTCCAACTAGAACACAGAAAGAGAACATCGAGGATGAAGTCCTCGACAATTTGAGACCACAGAATCAATAATTGATATTGAGCAGTGATTAATTCAGCTCTAGAAAATCTACGAGCGATGGTACCAATTGTCATTGTGGCCGATCTAGCTTGCAACGAATGTCAAAGAAGGTTGAGACCATTCATAACAACATTGTCAGAATGGACGCCAAGCATTCAATGCCACATAATTAAAGCCATGCAAGAAAGTCCATGGCTGGAACTGGATGTCAAGATTCAAGCAACCttgtttgaattgcatttttctagatatttttagaaaaaaaattactgtagtaatttgatatatgtgagataaaaagatgattggaaaatatgttcatgaaaacgtaacaatttttctttgaaaaattgctGTCCAAACAAGGCCACTTTACATAATCAACTCAGATAAAAGCCATGCAAGAAAATCCATGGCTGGAAGTTAAAGATTCAACTCAGAAAGTAGCCTGCAAGCACATGGACCTTGACTGGCTCCATGGCAACAGAAATTTGGTTGGTGGAAACCTTTCGTGTGGTTGGCGGATCATTGCACGGACGAAATTTATTCAGTGCACACTCTCGGGTACCAATTGCGAGCTCCTTGTCAACAAAAAAATTAGGTTGGTGGAAAACTTGGTTGCCACATTTCAGTTCTGCCAAAAGTTTCTGGTGGAACGTGAAACATGTTGATAAAGAATTTATGTGAAATAGCACATATTATCTTTGAATGCAAAAAAGCTACCAAAAACTCGGTTGAGGACTTTTGAGCTTGGTTGCCTCTAGCCCTCTACCCATCTGTAAAACTCTGCTTAGCTCAGAAGGTAAAATATATATTCACACAattgaacatattttttaaaaaaaatcacttaacaaaaaaaaagggaaaaaaaaatacaaacaaagacagacacacacacacaaaacaaGACTTAGAAGGTTTAACCAGTcgtacacaaaaaaaaaaaatctttttgctcaatatcATTAAGGTATAACAAGCAATAACCAAATGCAACTCACAGAGGAGTGGAATGGAATGAATTGTACTGTTACTTGCATGGCTGCATTTGTCGCATGTAGTAAGGTACCAAATatccttttttttggtttggaaaatggtaattgttttttttttataataacactcgcactattatttttatcatatgattttcatttattagattaTATGATAAGACAAATAGTAACAGTACCATTATAAAAAAAAGTAGAGGACAACTaatattttccttttcatcATTTTAGTAAATAGTTAGTTCTTAACCCGTTACTTAAACGAGACTACAGATAATTTGTTGAAAGATTTTAGATAAGAAAGACTATAAGTTTGattgataaaattaaatttaataagtCATAATTGatacaaatatatacatataaagttAAAATTAATAAATTGATTGAAAGTTACTATAAATAAAGAATTGAAAAAGGAAGGGAATTAGTAATTGTTATGAAACATATTAAAGAatcaaaaaaatacaaatattgAAGAGGTCCACGTGATGAAAGATATACAGTTTATTTGGAAGAACGTGGACATGTCTAGCTCGACAAACTATCGTATAAGAATTGAATTCATTTTGCAAATATGTTTTCGAGTGGATGGGATCACCAATATTCTTGATCTTTCTTTAGTTGACGTCCTTTTCTGATTGAAAAGTGAAAACACGAAAGGGCGAAAAAGGATCCCAAAGGATATCCCAACCCTGATGCTTTCCCAGTTTCCACTCGATTAACACATCTTTGTCCTTCAATCAGTATCTACCAAAATGATACTTCAGACCAGGTGGACCTATACAGCGTGCCCATTTGATTGAAGGAATTGAGAAGAAGATGGTAGAAATTCCTTGCACGAAAATGTAACTACCCACCGACCGCCACCACCCTAAAATCAGCCTAATCCTGATTCTTGAGCTTGCTAAAGTTCACGTTTTGCAAGAAAAAGAACAATGACCACAACGGGCAAGACTTCTTGTATGTTCAACCACCATACCTGCTACAAATGTCTTGCAACATTAAATGTCCCATCCCTTCATTAGcactaccaaaaaaaaaaaaaaaaagagtggcATGATATACTAAACAAAGAACCAATTGGTCACCACTATAGCCTTTTAAGGTTTGGATGTTTGATGGGGTGGAAGGTTAATGATTCAAATCTTGTCTTTTATCAATTGTCACTATATATGACTTGTCACTTTTAATTGTTTAAATCTATACGGGTGCATCCGTCTGGTCCGATGGTAATTCAGTTTCCGTCGGTTCCCCAATAGACCAAGTCGGGCCCTTTTCTTACAATAAGTTAGAATAGAAGTAGGAGTAGATGTAAGGTAGACAAGTGCCaattaatcaaaaaaaaaaaaaaactaaacaaagaGTAGGCATGTTTGTCcatataccaaaaaaaaaggaatgcagaaaaatggccaaaagaaaAACACATCCAACAATTTGTAGTGGCTCATCACCATCACAAGAGTACCAATTACAAATGTTGTTACGTGTTTTCTGTCATTAGTGCAGCTTTCTTTGTCAAGTAAATCCTGACGAACGATTCAAAACTAGTTTATTATTCCAATAATATTGGTTTTTGTTTATTAAAAATGCTATAGCTGAGTTAAACAATTCACATGTAGTCAAACTTGAACCCACAGTCTAAGCTGATTACTGAGTCCaagaaattaattaattatttatgtcctaaaagctatatatatatctgtgacatattttatgtatttttcagCTACTAgtgtagctttttttttttttggttaagcAAATTATACTGAACcattttcaattattttatcAATAATATTGGCTTctgtttattaaaaaaatatatatatatacactataGCTAAGTTAAACTTGAACCCACAATCTACTTGATAAATAGTCCAAGAAATTAATTAACTATTTATATCCTGCAAGCCGAAAATTGGATTTGACTTGCTACTAACCATGCAATGAAAAGGAAAGGATCCGTCAAGATCAACAGTGGATAAGGTGACTGAAGAAATCATCACAAAAATTTGGACAGATAAGCAGCAAAATCAAATTTCTCTTCCAAAAAGTCCACCCTGCCCATGCTCTTAGGCACCCATTTTTCAAACTTCCATGATAATACACACTGATCACAGTTCATAACCACATTGCCTACCCTTCCCATTCTTCTTTTAACAACTCCCTCCAAAAATTTCCAGGACCAAACCAGACCCGCCCGAAACATCATCCGCCCGGCTTTCCAACGGCACCGGTCACTGAAACATGCTCGACAGCCCCTTTTGCTGCTGCTTCAATGGCCAGAGATCTGACGACGAGCCTGCCGACCGTGATCCCGTCCTTCTGGTGTCCGGCATTGCTGGCTCCATTCTTCACTCTAAGAAGAAGAACTTCTTCGGGTTCGAGAGCCGTGTCTGGGTCCGTTTACTTCTAGCTGATTTTGAGTTCAGGAAGGAGATTTGGTCCCTTTACAATCCTGAAACCGGTaataattcttttattttttaaaaatttttggtggGATTTCATATTCAATGAACATGGCTTTTGTTCTTAAAGTTCTGATTCTGAAACTTTTGCCTCTGTTTTCTTACTCGGGATGATGTTTTTACAGGCTATGTAGAATCTTTGGATGATAGTATTGAAATAGTCGTGCCGGAAGATGATTATGGGCTGTATGCTATTGATATTTTGGACCCTGCACTGGTAAGATTTTGCAAGTTATGGTCGCCTAAGTTGCTTGATTTGAAGGTATTCGTTGCTTGTTTTCAGAACTAAGATTCAGCTATGCTTTATTAACCTGCCTAAAATTGGATATAGCACAATGGCTAAGGTTCATTTAATGCTAACTGAGTTGGTATGCTCAAGTAAGTTACTTGACTCCGGAATCGAATATAACCAACGGTTAAGAACCTTTTTACTGGCTTGGGAACGAGGGTTTAATTCTCGCTGTCTCTGTTCCTTTTTCAGCTCCCTttccaaaatattttaaaaggaaaatttgatcaatttagTAATGTTTGTATGTCTTAACAATATTCATATAGTGCTCACTTTGCTTGAAGACTTTTATATttgtgagaaaagaaaaaaaaaagaagaagaaagatgcTTAAGTGTATTAGTAAAGGAGCTTTTTGGTAGTGCATATGCCTACCTAGAATGCCAGAAAATCAGTATTGGGTCTGATTTCTTTAACCTGGATCATCGAATaggaaaaaaagtttaaaaattagTTCTCTTATAGTAAAGTTCCTCTGGATATATAAGAGGACAAAGTGTGGTTTTGCAAAATTATGTGCAAGTTCATTAGGTTAAAACTTATAGTAGTTGTTACCACATTTTAATCATCCTTCCCCAAAATTATTATGAGTAAATGGTAATGAGCTATTGAACTTGGGTAATTCTCGCTGTCACTGTTCCTTTTCATTCATGATTGATTGCCTTTACTGAGTAGTCCAATATAATATGTTACTTGTGTATGTAACTCATATGCAGTTGCTTTACTGTTGCAGTGGGTGAAGATTCTACATTTGACTGAGGTATACcattttcatgatatgattGATATGCTTGTTGAATGTGGGTATAAGAAGGGAACTACATTGTTTGGCCATGGATTCGACTTCCGACAAAGCAATAGGTATCTTTTGTCAGCAAGTGGAAGTTTCAGTTGTCATAAAACTAAGATTGTAAAAGTGTTTTTCAGTTATCTGAGTACTGTAATCAGCCAATTCCAAGATCTTCTGTTTTCAGTTTTCAATTTGTTCTTTTAAAGCTATGTGAATTCTTGCTAAATGCTTCCTTATGTTGTATATTGCAGAATTGACAAGGCAATGGATGGCCTCAAAGCTAAGCTAGAAACTGCTTATGAAGCTTCAGGAGGAAGAAAAGTCAATTTAATTTCACACTCAATGGGTGGATTGCTTGTGACATGTTTCATGTATCTTCATAATGATGTATGTAAAGCTTCCTGGTGTGCTTATTAGCGTAGAGGTTCATTATTTACCTGTCGAATCATAACTTGCATGGAGCGCATGAAAAGATAGCTATCTGTCTAATCCTACACATTAGACAAGAAAAAACTTATATTTCTTCATATGCATTTTTTGCAGCTACAAGAGTGAAAGGGCGTGGAGATATGAATGTTTTATTTCCGTTTTGGTCCACTTTCTTGGATTTCCCCCTTGAACATCATTGTTTTCACATAAAAACCTCGCAATGAAAGGTTGTGGAGATATGAATGTTGTCAACGATCTCTTTTTGTAATCTTTCCTcgaataaaaaatataatggtGCATGCAGTTCGAGTTATCTTAATGTTTACCTGTTCTTCTTTTAACCACTTATGAACCCTTTACTAGGTCTGGATGTTAAATAGTATATCCCATTGTTGTGAATTTTCAAAGTATAGCTAGAAAATCAATAAATAATATATAGAATATTGGTGCTAGTCGTACTGGATAACCATGGGGAGTCTTAGCATCATTAGTACCAAATCTGATGTTGGAGCTTTCAAGCTGACATAATAATGCTGACAGGATTGCAAATTTTGAGATTGGGACAGACCAAGCACTCTCAGAAAGAGGTCTATATGACCAAATGATAACTTTAATCAATTTTCAGCGGTTATCAAAGTATGCATGTATAAAACATGTAAATCTTGTAGTTAGAATGTAAAATATGGTTGGCCAGATTAGGAAGACAAAAATGTTAACTGCATACTTCTTGAAAGTTTGGACTTTCTTCAATATTGTTTTAGTTTCGATACCCTTGaactttcttttgttgcattaCTTTGGCTATCATTTTTGGGAAATATGGCTGTCATACATCTAGGGGGAAGGTTTGTGCCAACTTTCAAGAAAAAAGGATAAAGCTGGTTAAAATCCCTGCGGTGAGACCAGGTTAATTTATCATCTGTAAGGACATACAATAGATTTTGtttgaaggaaaaaatgaaatggCCTTTAATGCCAGAACCCTTGAAAATCTCCTAAATGAGATGTTATAGAAACTTGTGGATCATGAATATTCagtacaaaatttaatttcctgtaaTAAATCAATTATATCAGTTTTTTGGCCTATTAGTGATAAATCTGCATTCATATCCTGTCTGCTTATGGAATCTGCTCATATGTATCATGTAGGTGTTTACCAAGTATGTTAATAAGTGGATTACCATTGCAACCCCTTTTCAAGGTGATTTTTTTTACTCTGCTTTTAGGCTTGCTAACTTGCCATATTGCAATTATTTGTCCCTTTCCGATGCTTgtcctacatttcttatgactGGATTTCAGAGCAATGCCTAGTAAAACCAAACACATCTAGGAATTCAGGTTAAGAAATGGATTAATTGTTTGCTactttttctggtttctttgaGTTCTGCCCTTGATCTTCATTTATTATCAGCTTACTCCAAATTGTAAGATTGAAGCTCAAGAGGATAATTGCTTTGTTTTCTTGATGTTCAGAATTTGGATTCCACGGTATATACTTGCAACTACAAGGTCTCTGAAATATTTGGAATTTGTGTATCTAGGATAATCAATTCACATTTCTTCGCTCTAATTGTCACTGATATTAGAGATGGATCTGAACATTTACTCCATAACCCGGAAATATGTAGATCAACTTAACATGTTCTATGGTCTGAATACTATTCAATTtaactatctttttttttttggggctcTCAAGTCTGCTTGAATACTTACTCTAAAACATGATAAATAGGTGCACCTGGCTGCGTCAATGATTCTCTGTTAACTGGATTGCAGTTTGTTGATGGTTTTAAAAGCTTCTTTTTTGTATCGAGATGGTCGATGCATCAATTGGTAATCTACCTTCCTGGTCTCAAGTCTTCTCCATTAGCACAAGATTTTTAACAACCTCTAAATATTAATAGCTAGACCGGCTAATTTTGCAATTACATCTTTGCCGAAATGTTTTACATTAAACCAATAAATTTGCTGTAAATAAACATCTCCTGATTGAGTTGACATTTCCTGATAATGTTTGGCTACAAGTGTCTGGTTCCCATTAAGATGTAAATTAGAAAAGTTTCTGTCATATATAGGTAGTGGAGTGCCCTTCAATCTATGAGATGTTACCAAACCCATGGTTCAAGTGGAAAAAGCAACCTGAAATTCTGGTTTGGCGATCAAAATCAGAAGAAGGTGGGGAAACTTCAGTAGTTCTGGAATCCTATGGTCCAACTGACAGTATGACTCTTTTTGAGGAAGCATTGAAGCATAATGAGGTAGTTTCATTTGACTTCATTTACCTGCAACAAATTAAATTCTCCTAGATttaattttttccccttttttccttAAGTTTCTCGTTTATGTTATTTAGCTTGGAGTTAATTGAAGCTGGAGTcagaaataaataatataatctATGTACTGACTAAAAATGTTTTCCAGATCAAAATTGATTGATCTGATGATGAAGAAGAGTCACAT
Encoded proteins:
- the LOC113783541 gene encoding phospholipase A(1) LCAT3, which translates into the protein MLDSPFCCCFNGQRSDDEPADRDPVLLVSGIAGSILHSKKKNFFGFESRVWVRLLLADFEFRKEIWSLYNPETGYVESLDDSIEIVVPEDDYGLYAIDILDPALWVKILHLTEVYHFHDMIDMLVECGYKKGTTLFGHGFDFRQSNRIDKAMDGLKAKLETAYEASGGRKVNLISHSMGGLLVTCFMYLHNDVFTKYVNKWITIATPFQGAPGCVNDSLLTGLQFVDGFKSFFFVSRWSMHQLVVECPSIYEMLPNPWFKWKKQPEILVWRSKSEEGGETSVVLESYGPTDSMTLFEEALKHNELDYEGKKFALPFNFSILKWANGTRQILNSAQLPKGIAFYNIYGISNDTPLDVCYGTQDSPIEEMSEICHTSPQYSYVDGDGTVPAESAKADNFEAVERVGVASSHRALLRDEKVFELVKKWLGVTEQVKSHPKKTSKVMDVYQSEC